In Microplitis mediator isolate UGA2020A chromosome 2, iyMicMedi2.1, whole genome shotgun sequence, a single window of DNA contains:
- the LOC130663909 gene encoding mucin-2 isoform X2, with translation MRSVNFLNVITTIFCLTCQGTAYGGYVKLTHDGPAVQGGIITFQADLFYSDGTRPFGTFVYIWRDDAVPSHRYESPITSNTTNIWSVQYPAELYPVGEYTVEVKVERKVFLFWPEITSQHRTFEITPLLNGNITIKQSNNTLASEYVSSDSEAEVVIKLRKGDIDYIEANATEITTFWFVDCKYYGQTNDYTFHYNFTKPETVASLEALVVASYDPPTTIPPPTTTPTPTTTTTTTSAPPSNGTIPSNSTTSNTTTTTTTPKPIVTTLKPTVTTPSVNSSTTPSTNGSSIDYKNISLPYVCVNTSVVSPDPKKTYGYFQRQIKVRAPIKNITVEGTNWIKPWDLLSLNVTCHGSGPFYKCLEYHRGNYNITGNETCDNGELLNSCNFSISHYFLDPNVYTIIMILKNDVSVHVYPLTINIYEVTTKAQLSVIVVPVSCTLAAVVLIVFGIAYYLQSRARFNVEVADFDFGQSNPEMEYKTFTERLRDSFNSTGYKQLGDPKTMQN, from the exons ATGAGgagtgttaattttttaaatgtcattacgacaattttttgtttaacatGCCAAG gtacAGCCTATGGTGGTTATGTCAAATTGACCCACGATGGACCAGCAGTACAAGGTGGTATTATAACTTTTCAAGCAGATCTTTTTTACAGTGACGGTACCAGGCCTTTTGGTACATTTGTTTACATATGGAGAGATGACGCAGTCCCATCTCACCGATATGAg TCACCGATAACTTCAAATACAACAAATATTTGGAGCGTACAATATCCAGCAGAGTTATATCCAGTTGGAGAATATACCGTTGAAGTTAAAGTAGAACGTAAAGTATTTCTTTTCTGGCCGGAAATTACAAGCCAGCATCGAACGTTTGAAATAACtc ctctCCTCAATGGTAACATAACAATAAAACAATCTAATAACACACTGGCAAGTGAATATGTATCGTCCGACTCAGAAGCGGAAGTAGTGATTAAATTACGTAAAGGCGACATTGATTATATTGAAGCGAATGCTACTGAGATAACGACATTCTGGTTTGTCGACTGCAAATATTACGGGCAAACCAATGACTATacttttcattataattttacaaagCCAGAAACTGTGGCGTCATTAGAAGCACTGGTGGTTGCTTCGTATGATCCTCCTACGACTATTCCACCTCCAACAACAACACCAAcaccaacaacaacaacaacaactacCTCAGCACCGCCATCAAATGGAACCATTCCTTCAAATAGTACTACTAGTAACACGACCACGACTACGACTACTCCCAAGCCAATCGTGACAACACTTAAACCAACAGTGACAACTCCAAGCGTGAACTCCTCGACAACTCCGTCAACCAACGGGTCTAGTATtgactataaaaatatttcattgccATACGTTTGTGTAAATACGTCCGTAGTATCGCCGGATCCTAAGAAAACATACGGATATTTTCAGAGACAAATTAAAGTCAGAG ctccgattaaaaatataaccgTTGAAGGAACTAATTGGATAAAGCCATGGGATCTATTGTCTTTAAATGTCACGTGTCATGGATCTGGTCCCTTTTATAAATGTCTTGAGTATCATCGCGGCAATTATAATATAACTGGAAATGAAACGTGCGATAACGGCGAACTGCTTAActcttgtaatttttcaataagtcATTATTTCTTAGATCCTAATGtttatacaataataatgatacttAAGAATGACGTTAGTGTGCACGTTTATCCATTAACTATTAACATTTATgaag ttacgaCAAAGGCTCAATTATCAGTAATTGTCGTACCAGTATCCTGTACACTGGCTGCTGTGGTATTAATAGTATTTGGTATCGCATATTATCTACAAAGCCGAGCACGTTTTAACGTTGAAGTTGCGGACTTTGATTTCGGTCAAAGTAATCCAGAAATGGAGTACAAGACATTCACTGAACGTCTACGTGATTCGTTTAATAGCACC gGTTACAAGCAGTTGGGTGATCCAAAAACTATGCAAAATTAA
- the LOC130663909 gene encoding mucin-2 isoform X1, producing the protein MRSVNFLNVITTIFCLTCQGTAYGGYVKLTHDGPAVQGGIITFQADLFYSDGTRPFGTFVYIWRDDAVPSHRYESPITSNTTNIWSVQYPAELYPVGEYTVEVKVERKVFLFWPEITSQHRTFEITPLLNGNITIKQSNNTLASEYVSSDSEAEVVIKLRKGDIDYIEANATEITTFWFVDCKYYGQTNDYTFHYNFTKPETVASLEALVVASYDPPTTIPPPTTTPTPTTTTTTTSAPPSNGTIPSNSTTSNTTTTTTTPKPIVTTLKPTVTTPSVNSSTTPSTNGSSIDYKNISLPYVCVNTSVVSPDPKKTYGYFQRQIKVRAPIKNITVEGTNWIKPWDLLSLNVTCHGSGPFYKCLEYHRGNYNITGNETCDNGELLNSCNFSISHYFLDPNVYTIIMILKNDVSVHVYPLTINIYEVTTKAQLSVIVVPVSCTLAAVVLIVFGIAYYLQSRARFNVEVADFDFGQSNPEMEYKTFTERLRDSFNSTVSDGYEKLKITSPYYGSMN; encoded by the exons ATGAGgagtgttaattttttaaatgtcattacgacaattttttgtttaacatGCCAAG gtacAGCCTATGGTGGTTATGTCAAATTGACCCACGATGGACCAGCAGTACAAGGTGGTATTATAACTTTTCAAGCAGATCTTTTTTACAGTGACGGTACCAGGCCTTTTGGTACATTTGTTTACATATGGAGAGATGACGCAGTCCCATCTCACCGATATGAg TCACCGATAACTTCAAATACAACAAATATTTGGAGCGTACAATATCCAGCAGAGTTATATCCAGTTGGAGAATATACCGTTGAAGTTAAAGTAGAACGTAAAGTATTTCTTTTCTGGCCGGAAATTACAAGCCAGCATCGAACGTTTGAAATAACtc ctctCCTCAATGGTAACATAACAATAAAACAATCTAATAACACACTGGCAAGTGAATATGTATCGTCCGACTCAGAAGCGGAAGTAGTGATTAAATTACGTAAAGGCGACATTGATTATATTGAAGCGAATGCTACTGAGATAACGACATTCTGGTTTGTCGACTGCAAATATTACGGGCAAACCAATGACTATacttttcattataattttacaaagCCAGAAACTGTGGCGTCATTAGAAGCACTGGTGGTTGCTTCGTATGATCCTCCTACGACTATTCCACCTCCAACAACAACACCAAcaccaacaacaacaacaacaactacCTCAGCACCGCCATCAAATGGAACCATTCCTTCAAATAGTACTACTAGTAACACGACCACGACTACGACTACTCCCAAGCCAATCGTGACAACACTTAAACCAACAGTGACAACTCCAAGCGTGAACTCCTCGACAACTCCGTCAACCAACGGGTCTAGTATtgactataaaaatatttcattgccATACGTTTGTGTAAATACGTCCGTAGTATCGCCGGATCCTAAGAAAACATACGGATATTTTCAGAGACAAATTAAAGTCAGAG ctccgattaaaaatataaccgTTGAAGGAACTAATTGGATAAAGCCATGGGATCTATTGTCTTTAAATGTCACGTGTCATGGATCTGGTCCCTTTTATAAATGTCTTGAGTATCATCGCGGCAATTATAATATAACTGGAAATGAAACGTGCGATAACGGCGAACTGCTTAActcttgtaatttttcaataagtcATTATTTCTTAGATCCTAATGtttatacaataataatgatacttAAGAATGACGTTAGTGTGCACGTTTATCCATTAACTATTAACATTTATgaag ttacgaCAAAGGCTCAATTATCAGTAATTGTCGTACCAGTATCCTGTACACTGGCTGCTGTGGTATTAATAGTATTTGGTATCGCATATTATCTACAAAGCCGAGCACGTTTTAACGTTGAAGTTGCGGACTTTGATTTCGGTCAAAGTAATCCAGAAATGGAGTACAAGACATTCACTGAACGTCTACGTGATTCGTTTAATAGCACCGTAAGCGATGgatacgaaaaattaaaaataacatcacCCTATTATGGGAGCATGAACTga